A genomic window from Chitinophaga pollutisoli includes:
- a CDS encoding HmuY family protein produces MKLRFLIIAVAVLIASCGKDSNDPPVPTGSPSTLISDLQADTGASVGEPGEGKEQRPFFSLIFSFSTKQSRLIKTTADSAQYLKNLDWDIAFTQEYNSYVVVNNGTYTGTPGAGGPGKGAMIIVEKPYDQVTEAPSDADFESKGVHGVGWDSGNGYGWFFYSLSNHICVPIKNRTFVLKTADGKFAKLALLNIYKGNPPVVTDLFWPAPFLTFKYFVQTDGSRKLNTSN; encoded by the coding sequence ATGAAATTACGATTCCTGATCATAGCAGTAGCCGTCCTGATCGCGTCCTGCGGGAAGGATAGCAACGATCCCCCCGTCCCCACAGGCTCTCCCAGCACGTTGATCTCCGATCTCCAGGCGGACACGGGCGCTTCCGTCGGCGAGCCCGGCGAAGGCAAAGAGCAACGGCCGTTTTTCTCCCTCATATTTAGCTTCTCCACCAAACAGTCGCGCCTCATCAAAACCACCGCCGACTCCGCGCAGTATTTAAAGAACCTCGACTGGGACATCGCCTTCACGCAGGAATACAATTCCTACGTGGTCGTGAATAACGGGACCTATACCGGAACGCCCGGCGCAGGCGGCCCCGGCAAAGGCGCCATGATCATCGTCGAAAAACCGTACGACCAGGTAACAGAAGCGCCGTCCGACGCGGATTTCGAGAGTAAAGGCGTGCACGGCGTGGGGTGGGACAGCGGCAATGGGTATGGCTGGTTCTTCTATTCCCTCAGCAATCATATTTGCGTGCCGATCAAAAACAGGACGTTCGTCCTCAAAACGGCCGACGGCAAATTCGCCAAGTTGGCGTTGCTCAATATTTACAAAGGAAATCCTCCGGTGGTGACGGACCTCTTTTGGCCCGCTCCCTTCCTTACTTTCAAATATTTCGTTCAGACCGACGGAAGCCGGAAGCT
- a CDS encoding antibiotic biosynthesis monooxygenase: protein MINHYVAINYITCNDDFKDRFEQMFATRAHAIDTMPGFINMHVLRPEKPGDAYLIVSYWESENAFREWMKSPAFTAGHQRGFDELAKAKAEGRPAPMSSDFKIYRIISE from the coding sequence ATGATAAATCACTATGTTGCCATTAACTACATCACTTGCAACGATGACTTTAAAGACCGTTTCGAGCAGATGTTTGCCACCCGTGCGCACGCGATCGATACCATGCCTGGTTTCATCAATATGCATGTGCTCCGGCCCGAGAAGCCCGGAGACGCATACCTGATCGTCAGCTACTGGGAATCGGAGAACGCATTCCGGGAATGGATGAAGTCGCCCGCTTTCACCGCCGGCCACCAGCGCGGGTTCGACGAGCTGGCGAAAGCCAAAGCGGAAGGCCGGCCCGCACCGATGTCAAGCGATTTCAAGATTTACCGCATCATCAGCGAATAA
- a CDS encoding alanyl-tRNA synthetase yields the protein MKAPNKEAILKWLKRLGFWGFVFFLVKGLVWLAIFYWLAT from the coding sequence ATGAAAGCACCCAATAAGGAGGCCATCCTGAAATGGCTGAAGAGACTAGGCTTCTGGGGATTTGTATTCTTCCTCGTAAAAGGCCTCGTGTGGCTCGCCATATTTTACTGGCTGGCCACCTGA
- a CDS encoding AraC family transcriptional regulator produces MPAQPAHIIPSCRFDINNTGGFRERRRELSQDGHTGSVYEMLSPDGINFGYYNLRSSNAGEIVIRNTTPFFQMSYTVSGSKSYSAQGGADKLASLDRHQYNYLFFPEEDIHMQWPAHEQLEIFELGVSPELVLQAMPNDHPLFEIFSGSILRNEAAAISAVNLPLQSSISTILYDMLHCPLEGRYKQLFLRAKTIELLAIQLAQYEQMAGLRPSESARTLRKEDVERMHMVRDIIASNIHSPCTLIDLAHQVGTNDAYLKSHFKQVFGTTVYGYLQGIKMAHARELLGQGKQVSEVAYLSGYKHTAHFTRAFKKYFGYAPGRIKGGDV; encoded by the coding sequence TTGCCTGCGCAACCCGCACATATCATTCCTTCCTGCCGGTTCGATATCAACAATACCGGAGGGTTCCGTGAGCGCCGCCGCGAATTGTCGCAGGACGGGCACACCGGTTCCGTGTACGAAATGCTGAGCCCCGACGGGATCAATTTCGGGTATTACAATCTACGCTCCAGCAACGCAGGCGAAATCGTGATCCGCAATACCACGCCTTTTTTCCAGATGAGCTATACGGTGAGCGGCAGCAAAAGTTACTCCGCGCAAGGCGGGGCCGACAAGCTGGCATCGCTCGACCGGCATCAGTATAATTACCTGTTTTTTCCGGAAGAGGACATCCACATGCAATGGCCCGCCCATGAGCAGCTGGAGATCTTCGAGCTGGGTGTGAGCCCCGAACTCGTGCTGCAGGCCATGCCGAACGATCATCCGTTGTTCGAGATTTTCTCGGGGAGCATCTTAAGGAATGAAGCCGCAGCCATCAGCGCCGTGAACCTGCCTTTGCAGTCATCGATCAGCACGATCCTGTACGACATGCTGCATTGCCCGCTGGAAGGACGTTACAAGCAATTGTTCCTGAGAGCGAAAACCATCGAGCTGCTGGCGATCCAGCTGGCGCAATACGAGCAGATGGCCGGGCTGCGACCCAGCGAAAGCGCGCGCACGCTCAGGAAGGAAGACGTGGAACGCATGCACATGGTGCGCGACATCATCGCCAGTAATATCCACAGCCCCTGTACCCTCATCGACCTGGCGCACCAGGTGGGCACCAACGACGCCTATCTGAAAAGCCATTTCAAACAGGTGTTCGGCACCACGGTGTACGGATATTTGCAGGGGATTAAAATGGCGCATGCCAGGGAATTGCTGGGGCAAGGGAAGCAGGTATCCGAAGTGGCGTACCTGTCCGGATACAAACACACCGCACATTTTACGCGGGCGTTCAAAAAATATTTCGGCTATGCGCCGGGAAGGATAAAGGGCGGAGACGTATAA